In Pecten maximus chromosome 10, xPecMax1.1, whole genome shotgun sequence, one genomic interval encodes:
- the LOC117336270 gene encoding acetylcholine receptor subunit beta-type unc-29-like, with protein sequence MKIWLLILSVSVTTINGATHEDLTRLHQMLMTNYSKDLRPTFNLSQPTTVYVGFQLISLKEFEEKKSKFAVVGMLMMAWHDFQMQWNPDDYGGIDHTFLPQSSVWKPNFVMLNPYDKIELPGFDSLNINVNHYGSMVWAPPDVYAVTCSADVTYYPFDQQTCSIYFSPYMYTVTDVILQPLSPDITLDYYYPDSLWEIKDTSCTVVTEMNSQTLALTMVLKRRPMFQVINTIVPFCILGLLNIMVFLLPAESGERIGFSVTVLLAIAVFMTIVSDTLPGTSEPSFPRLCYLLTAELCTNMLVTISTISVLRMYHKPKHQKIPTWLQSVICKCVCANAKNKIEKRKISNNEQKNRMTVSIESVLSKLPESEKVMAVSERNEEWNSDVTVKGNSDIQEKEKHICGKTSWQSVAQYLDIFLFVLFIVIFSSNKIVAYYVFS encoded by the coding sequence ATGAAGATTTGGCTTCTAATCCTGTCTGTGTCAGTGACAACCATAAATGGCGCAACGCATGAAGACTTGACTAGACTTCACCAAATGTTGATGACAAATTATAGTAAGGACTTGCGTCCAACATTTAACTTGTCGCAGCCAACAACAGTATATGTCGGATTTCAGTTGATATCGTTGAAAGAATTTGAGGAAAAGAAAAGCAAATTTGCTGTTGTTGGTATGTTAATGATGGCGTGGCATGACTTTCAAATGCAATGGAATCCTGATGATTATGGTGGTATAGACCACACGTTTCTTCCTCAGAGCTCTGTATGGAAACCTAACTTTGTTATGTTGAACCCGTATGATAAAATTGAGCTTCCGGGTTTTGACAGCCTAAATATCAATGTTAATCACTATGGGTCAATGGTGTGGGCTCCGCCTGATGTTTACGCTGTCACGTGCTCAGCGGATGTTACATATTATCCGTTTGATCAGCAGACATGTTCCATATACTTTAGTccctacatgtatactgtaaccGATGTGATTCTTCAGCCATTGTCACCTGATATTACCTTAGATTATTACTACCCAGACAGTCTTTGGGAGATAAAAGACACCAGTTGTACTGTGGTAACTGAAATGAACTCTCAAACACTGGCACTGACGATGGTACTTAAACGACGACCAATGTTTCAAGTTATAAACACAATAGTACCTTTCTGTATTTTGGGACTGTTGAACATCATGGTGTTTCTTCTTCCGGCCGAGTCTGGTGAACGTATTGGGTTTTCTGTGACCGTTCTGCTAGCTATTGCTGTGTTTATGACCATCGTGTCGGACACTCTGCCTGGAACCAGTGAACCTTCTTTCCCTCGATTGTGTTATTTATTGACAGCGGAACTCTGTACCAATATGCTTGTGACTATTTCTACAATCTCGGTATTACGGATGTATCATAAACCCAAGCATCAAAAGATTCCAACTTGGTTACAATCCGTAATTTGCAAATGTGTTTGCGCAAACGCCAAAAATAAAATtgagaaaagaaaaatatcaaacaatgaaCAGAAAAATCGAATGACCGTTTCTATTGAATCGGTTCTATCCAAACTTCCtgaatcagaaaaagtgatggCGGTAAGTGAAAGGAATGAGGAATGGAACAGCGATGTTACGGTTAAAGGGAACAGTGATAtccaagaaaaagaaaaacatatttgtgGTAAAACGTCATGGCAGAGTGTTGCACAATACCTCGAcatctttctttttgttttattcatagTCATTTTTTCATCAAACAAAATCGTTGCTTATTATGTATTTTCGTAA